In a genomic window of Micromonospora cremea:
- a CDS encoding cyclase, whose protein sequence is MTSKGTTWALLGVTAATAVGVGRAVARRRHRHQPEREHGWYVVRRGVTVDRPRDAVIGFWTDRERLDRALAEWATLEQLDDRRWRCVTRDPGGGDTGWRAEITVDGPGTLRWRVEDDPVPQEGRIELTDAPQGRGTEIRAELRYRSSRLRRVVGLAGGHDPDLALRDALRRVKSLIECGQVIDTRSEPSGRSPAQEKATDRMREKLMTGGRA, encoded by the coding sequence ATGACCAGCAAGGGAACGACGTGGGCCCTGCTCGGCGTCACCGCGGCGACCGCGGTCGGCGTCGGGCGGGCGGTGGCCCGCCGTCGACACCGGCACCAGCCCGAACGGGAGCACGGCTGGTACGTGGTGCGCCGCGGGGTGACCGTGGACCGGCCCCGGGACGCGGTGATCGGGTTCTGGACCGACCGGGAGCGGCTGGACCGGGCGCTGGCCGAGTGGGCCACCCTGGAACAGCTCGACGATCGGCGCTGGCGGTGTGTCACCCGTGATCCGGGCGGCGGTGACACCGGATGGCGGGCGGAGATCACCGTGGACGGGCCGGGCACGCTGCGCTGGCGGGTCGAGGACGACCCGGTGCCGCAGGAGGGGCGGATCGAGCTGACCGATGCCCCGCAGGGTCGGGGCACCGAGATTCGTGCCGAGCTGCGCTACCGCTCCAGTCGGTTGCGCCGGGTGGTCGGCCTGGCCGGCGGCCACGATCCGGACCTGGCTCTGCGGGACGCGCTGCGCCGGGTGAAGTCGCTGATCGAGTGCGGCCAGGTGATCGACACCCGGAGCGAACCGTCCGGCCGGAGCCCGGCCCAGGAGAAGGCGACCGACCGGATGCGGGAGAAGCTGATGACGGGAGGACGGGCGTGA
- a CDS encoding glycosyltransferase: MSAPTRRAGGPDDPHLGEAPRTPRAAGDPGRGRDGTTPPPLPMAYVLPLRWTVDTDLAELTDYLRWLGGRVEVIVVDGSPPDVLARHAAAWRGLIRRHLPPDPTLRGLNGKVTGVLTGVRAAGHEHVVIADDDVRYDEAGLRAVHQLLGRVDLVRPQNYFAPLPWHAWWDTGRTLLNRALGADYPGTLAVRRSAFLGMDGYDPDVLFENLELIRTVRAYGGTEAAPAWLYVRRLPPDAAHFRGQRVRQAYDDLAQPARLLTSLAVLPALATAVAARRPGLLLGAAAGTVALAELGRRRAGGDTVFPPSTALAAPLWLLERGVCGWLAVGQRFLLGGVRYGDTRLRRAAHSTRTLRSHCQRDSSRTPRWPRAVGDGARGAVRG, from the coding sequence GTGAGCGCGCCGACCCGCCGGGCCGGCGGACCCGACGACCCGCACCTCGGCGAGGCCCCGCGCACCCCGCGCGCCGCAGGTGACCCCGGCCGCGGCCGGGACGGTACGACGCCACCCCCACTGCCGATGGCGTACGTGCTGCCGCTGCGCTGGACCGTCGACACCGACCTGGCCGAGCTGACCGACTACCTGCGCTGGCTGGGCGGCCGCGTCGAGGTGATCGTGGTCGACGGCTCCCCACCGGACGTCCTCGCCCGGCACGCCGCGGCGTGGCGCGGGCTGATCCGCCGGCACCTCCCACCCGACCCCACCCTGCGTGGGCTGAACGGCAAGGTGACCGGGGTGCTCACCGGCGTCCGCGCGGCCGGCCACGAACACGTGGTGATCGCCGACGACGACGTCCGGTACGACGAGGCCGGGCTCCGCGCGGTGCACCAGCTGCTCGGCCGGGTGGATCTGGTCCGGCCGCAGAACTACTTCGCACCGCTGCCCTGGCACGCCTGGTGGGACACCGGTCGGACGCTGCTCAACAGGGCGCTCGGGGCGGACTACCCGGGCACCCTGGCGGTGCGCCGCAGCGCCTTCCTCGGCATGGACGGGTACGACCCGGACGTGCTCTTCGAGAACCTGGAACTGATCCGCACCGTGCGGGCGTACGGCGGCACCGAGGCCGCGCCGGCCTGGCTCTACGTACGCCGACTGCCGCCGGACGCCGCGCACTTCCGCGGCCAACGGGTCCGCCAGGCGTACGACGATCTGGCCCAGCCGGCCCGCCTGCTGACCTCACTCGCGGTCCTGCCCGCGCTGGCGACGGCGGTCGCGGCCCGCCGGCCCGGGCTGCTGCTCGGCGCGGCGGCCGGCACCGTCGCCCTGGCCGAGCTGGGCCGCCGCCGCGCCGGAGGCGACACGGTCTTCCCGCCGAGCACCGCGCTGGCGGCCCCGCTCTGGCTGCTGGAACGCGGCGTGTGCGGTTGGCTCGCGGTCGGTCAGCGGTTCCTGCTCGGAGGAGTCCGCTACGGCGACACCCGCCTGCGTCGGGCCGCCCACTCGACCCGCACGCTGCGGTCCCACTGTCAACGCGACAGCTCGCGGACACCGAGGTGGCCGCGAGCTGTCGGGGATGGTGCGCGGGGTGCGGTCAGGGGCTGA
- a CDS encoding DUF3618 domain-containing protein yields MSTDPDQIRREIEATRNSLSSDVDALAYKVSPSRIVDDRKQRARSALQNVRDKVMGTASDLGHGTGHAAHSVGDRASSAASSVSDAAHSAASTVSDAAHSAPRVIRQKSEGNPLAAGLIAFGVGWLASSLIPASRREQQAATQIREKASEHSGVVKEKLSEVASDLKDELREPAQHAAESVKSTAQGAVDAVKDDTKSAAQDVKDQTQQSRQQVSP; encoded by the coding sequence ATGAGCACCGATCCCGACCAGATCCGCCGGGAGATCGAAGCCACCCGCAACAGCCTGAGCTCCGACGTGGACGCGCTGGCGTACAAGGTCAGCCCGAGTCGGATCGTCGACGACCGTAAGCAGCGGGCGCGTTCCGCGCTGCAGAATGTGAGGGACAAGGTCATGGGAACCGCGTCTGACCTCGGCCACGGCACCGGCCACGCCGCCCACTCGGTGGGCGACCGCGCCTCGTCGGCGGCCTCCAGCGTCAGCGACGCCGCGCACTCGGCGGCCTCCACCGTCAGCGACGCCGCCCACAGCGCGCCGCGGGTGATCCGGCAGAAGTCCGAGGGCAACCCGCTGGCGGCCGGCCTGATCGCGTTCGGCGTCGGCTGGCTCGCCTCGTCGCTGATCCCGGCCAGCCGCCGGGAACAGCAGGCCGCGACCCAGATCAGGGAGAAGGCCAGCGAGCACAGCGGGGTGGTGAAGGAGAAGCTGAGCGAGGTGGCCAGCGACCTGAAGGACGAGCTGCGCGAACCGGCCCAGCACGCCGCCGAGTCGGTGAAGTCCACCGCCCAGGGCGCCGTGGACGCCGTCAAGGACGACACGAAGTCGGCCGCGCAGGACGTCAAAGACCAGACCCAGCAGTCCCGCCAGCAGGTCAGCCCCTGA
- a CDS encoding phage holin family protein, giving the protein MTMPTQGSGLDSGYHPDAGAPHTAAEVKGSSLGELMRQVTSDLSTLMRQEVELAKAEIRQEGRKAGKAAGLFGGAGFGGYMVALFLSLALWAGLSNVMDAGWAALIVAVIWAVIGAVLYSMAKKNAQHVRGLKQTNDSVQRIPDALKPHPEGVTR; this is encoded by the coding sequence ATGACCATGCCGACGCAGGGGTCCGGACTGGACTCCGGTTACCACCCCGACGCGGGTGCCCCGCACACCGCGGCGGAGGTGAAGGGCAGCTCGCTGGGTGAGCTGATGCGCCAGGTCACCAGTGACCTGTCGACGCTGATGCGCCAGGAGGTCGAGCTGGCCAAGGCCGAGATCCGCCAGGAGGGCAGGAAGGCCGGCAAGGCCGCCGGGCTCTTCGGCGGCGCCGGCTTCGGCGGCTACATGGTGGCGCTCTTCCTGTCGCTGGCCCTCTGGGCCGGGCTGTCCAACGTCATGGACGCCGGCTGGGCCGCGTTGATCGTGGCCGTCATCTGGGCCGTGATCGGCGCGGTCCTCTACTCCATGGCCAAGAAGAACGCCCAGCACGTACGCGGCCTCAAGCAGACCAACGACAGCGTGCAGCGGATCCCCGACGCGCTCAAGCCCCACCCGGAGGGAGTCACCCGATGA
- a CDS encoding DUF4383 domain-containing protein, producing MARGARGGRPTGPRPRVQVAALIVAGVFLLIGILGFIPGVTTDYGELRFAGHHSGARLLGLFQISILHNALHLLYGLAGLVLARSVGGSRLFLAGGGASYLALWLYGLAVEAIDEEGGVNILPVNAADNWLHLALGFGMLALGLLLSNQAGTGGRLDTPLERP from the coding sequence ATGGCACGAGGCGCGCGAGGCGGCCGACCGACCGGCCCTCGGCCCCGGGTGCAGGTGGCCGCGCTGATCGTGGCCGGGGTCTTCCTGCTGATCGGCATCCTCGGCTTCATCCCCGGCGTCACCACCGACTACGGCGAGCTGCGGTTCGCCGGGCACCACTCGGGCGCCCGGCTGCTCGGGCTGTTCCAGATCTCGATCCTGCACAACGCGCTGCACCTGCTGTACGGGTTGGCCGGCCTGGTGCTGGCCCGTAGCGTCGGCGGGTCCCGGCTCTTCCTGGCCGGCGGGGGTGCCAGCTACCTGGCCCTCTGGCTGTACGGCCTGGCGGTCGAGGCCATCGACGAGGAGGGCGGGGTGAACATCCTGCCGGTCAACGCCGCCGACAACTGGCTGCACCTGGCACTCGGCTTCGGCATGCTCGCGCTCGGGCTGCTGCTCTCCAACCAGGCTGGCACCGGCGGACGCCTCGACACTCCGCTCGAGCGGCCCTGA
- a CDS encoding DUF6766 family protein, which produces MPRWLRDNALTVAMLGAFLVFLVLQSVFGWQTHNEELTEFGVAPLSWPAYLTSGHFAEAVFENWESEFLQMGGYVLLTAHLVQRGSAESKPVEQTDRPEDDERRATPQSPWPVRVGGLPLVVYRNSLSIALLLIFLGSFVGHLLGGTAAYNQEQALQSGAPPIGVWDFLGTSDFWFQSMQNWQSEFLAVGALIVLSIVLRQHASPESKPVTVAHASTGA; this is translated from the coding sequence ATGCCCCGTTGGCTGCGCGACAACGCGCTGACCGTCGCCATGCTCGGCGCGTTCCTGGTCTTCCTGGTGTTGCAGAGCGTCTTCGGGTGGCAGACCCACAACGAGGAGCTGACCGAGTTCGGCGTGGCGCCGCTGAGCTGGCCGGCCTACCTGACCAGTGGGCACTTCGCGGAGGCGGTCTTCGAGAACTGGGAGTCGGAGTTCCTCCAGATGGGCGGCTACGTGCTGCTCACCGCGCACCTGGTGCAGCGGGGTTCGGCCGAGTCGAAGCCGGTGGAGCAGACCGACCGGCCGGAGGACGACGAGCGCCGGGCCACCCCGCAGTCGCCCTGGCCGGTACGCGTCGGCGGCCTGCCGCTGGTCGTCTACCGCAACAGCCTCTCCATCGCGCTGCTGCTGATCTTCCTGGGCTCGTTCGTCGGCCACCTTCTCGGTGGCACCGCCGCGTACAACCAGGAGCAGGCGTTGCAGAGCGGGGCGCCGCCGATCGGGGTGTGGGACTTCCTGGGCACCAGCGACTTCTGGTTCCAGTCCATGCAGAACTGGCAGAGCGAGTTCCTCGCGGTCGGCGCCCTGATCGTGCTGAGCATCGTCCTGCGTCAGCACGCCTCGCCGGAGTCGAAGCCGGTCACCGTCGCGCACGCCAGCACCGGCGCCTGA
- a CDS encoding GNAT family N-acetyltransferase — MLIESRPATDPEIAALVIAQQRELREADGGLDGQVTVTHDDIRYLAVVVNGRAVACGGLQSIDAATGEVKRMYVRPAYRGRGIARQLLAALEELAFRQGHSVVCLETGTYLPAAIGLYTACGYDPIPVYGEYVHNPYSVCFAKRLPVAA; from the coding sequence ATGCTGATCGAGTCTCGGCCCGCCACCGATCCGGAGATCGCCGCCCTGGTCATCGCGCAGCAGCGTGAGCTGCGCGAGGCCGACGGCGGGTTGGACGGGCAGGTCACCGTCACCCATGACGACATCCGCTACCTCGCGGTGGTGGTGAACGGCCGGGCGGTCGCCTGCGGTGGGCTCCAGTCGATCGACGCCGCCACCGGCGAGGTCAAGCGGATGTACGTCCGGCCGGCGTACCGGGGTCGGGGCATCGCCCGCCAGTTGCTGGCCGCGCTGGAGGAGCTGGCGTTCCGGCAGGGGCACTCGGTGGTCTGCCTGGAGACCGGCACCTACCTGCCGGCCGCGATCGGGCTGTACACCGCGTGCGGCTACGACCCGATCCCGGTCTATGGCGAGTACGTGCACAACCCGTACAGCGTCTGTTTCGCCAAGCGGCTGCCGGTCGCGGCCTGA
- the obgE gene encoding GTPase ObgE, with protein MATFVDRVVLHLQAGDGGHGCASIHREKFKPFGGPDGGNGGHGGSVSLVVDPQVTTLLDFHFRPHVKADSGKGGAGSNRDGANGHDLVLKVPNGTVVQTLDGTVLADMVGAGTTFEVARGGRGGRGNASLANAKRKAPGFAELGEPGDQLDVVLELKSVADVGLVGFPSAGKSSLISVISAAKPKIADYPFTTLVPNLGVVRVDNHTFTVADVPGLIPGAATGKGLGLEFLRHIERCAVLVHVIDSATLEPGRDPVADIETIEAELNEYGGLADRPRLVAVNKVDVPDGRDLAEIVRPDLEERGYRVFEVSAATREGLKELTYAMAELVDAQRKAAPPAEPTRIVIRPTAVDDEGFTITAETDGSFTVRGVRPERWVKQTNFDNDEAVGYLADRLARLGVEDKLAKAGAQPGDLVRIGEREFDWQPTLYAGVEFTPGNRGTDVRLEARSNRARAAERLAARKARRVRSGDEVGADASDDIVDIGDEDDAE; from the coding sequence GTGGCGACGTTCGTTGACCGGGTCGTTCTGCATCTGCAGGCCGGCGATGGCGGGCACGGTTGTGCCTCGATCCACCGCGAGAAGTTCAAGCCCTTCGGTGGGCCGGACGGCGGCAACGGCGGGCACGGCGGCAGCGTGTCCCTGGTGGTCGACCCGCAGGTGACCACGCTGCTCGACTTCCACTTCCGCCCGCACGTCAAGGCCGACAGCGGCAAGGGTGGCGCGGGGTCGAACCGGGACGGGGCCAACGGTCACGACCTGGTGCTCAAGGTACCCAACGGCACCGTGGTGCAGACCCTCGACGGCACCGTGCTGGCCGACATGGTCGGCGCCGGCACCACCTTCGAGGTGGCCCGCGGCGGGCGTGGCGGGCGGGGTAACGCCTCGCTGGCCAACGCCAAGCGCAAGGCTCCCGGCTTCGCCGAGCTGGGTGAGCCCGGCGACCAGCTGGACGTGGTGCTGGAGCTCAAGAGCGTCGCCGACGTGGGCCTGGTGGGCTTCCCGTCGGCCGGCAAGTCGTCGCTGATCTCGGTGATCTCCGCCGCCAAGCCCAAGATCGCCGACTACCCGTTCACCACCCTGGTGCCCAACCTCGGCGTGGTCCGGGTGGACAACCACACCTTCACCGTCGCCGACGTGCCGGGCCTGATCCCCGGCGCGGCCACCGGCAAGGGGCTGGGTCTGGAGTTCCTGCGGCACATCGAGCGCTGCGCCGTGCTGGTGCACGTCATCGACTCGGCGACGCTGGAGCCGGGCCGCGACCCGGTCGCCGACATCGAGACCATCGAGGCCGAGCTGAACGAGTACGGCGGTCTGGCCGACCGGCCGCGGCTGGTGGCCGTGAACAAGGTCGACGTGCCGGACGGCCGCGACCTCGCCGAGATCGTGCGCCCCGACCTGGAGGAGCGCGGCTACCGGGTGTTCGAGGTCTCCGCGGCCACCCGGGAGGGGCTCAAGGAGCTCACCTACGCGATGGCCGAGCTGGTCGACGCGCAGCGCAAGGCCGCGCCGCCGGCCGAGCCGACGCGGATCGTGATCCGGCCGACGGCCGTGGACGACGAGGGCTTCACCATCACGGCCGAGACCGACGGCTCGTTCACCGTCCGGGGCGTCCGGCCGGAGCGGTGGGTCAAGCAGACCAACTTCGACAACGACGAGGCGGTCGGCTACCTGGCCGACCGGCTGGCCCGGCTCGGGGTGGAGGACAAGCTGGCCAAGGCCGGCGCGCAGCCCGGCGACCTGGTCCGGATCGGTGAGCGCGAGTTCGACTGGCAGCCGACGCTCTACGCCGGCGTGGAGTTCACGCCCGGCAACCGGGGCACCGACGTCCGGCTGGAGGCGAGGTCGAACCGGGCGCGTGCGGCGGAACGGCTCGCCGCCCGCAAGGCTCGCCGGGTGCGCTCCGGGGACGAGGTGGGTGCCGACGCGTCCGACGACATCGTCGACATCGGCGACGAGGACGACGCCGAATAG
- the rpmA gene encoding 50S ribosomal protein L27: MAHKKGASSSRNGRDSAAQRLGVKRFGGQVVSAGEILIRQRGTKFHPGDLVGRGGDDTLFALSAGAVLFGTKRGRKTVSIVPQQ, encoded by the coding sequence ATGGCTCACAAAAAGGGTGCGTCCAGCTCGCGTAACGGCCGTGACTCCGCGGCCCAGCGACTCGGCGTGAAGCGCTTCGGTGGTCAGGTTGTCAGCGCCGGTGAGATCCTCATCCGGCAGCGTGGCACCAAGTTCCACCCCGGTGACCTGGTCGGCCGTGGCGGCGACGACACGCTGTTCGCGCTGTCCGCCGGTGCGGTCCTGTTCGGCACCAAGCGCGGTCGCAAGACCGTCAGCATCGTTCCGCAGCAGTAG
- the rplU gene encoding 50S ribosomal protein L21 — MYAIVKTGGKQYKVAEGDVIEVEKLTGAPGDAVKLTAVLLVDGDDLVTDAAKLAEVAVSGEIAAHTKGPKIKIHKFKNKTGYHKRQGHRQPLTQVKVTGISSGK, encoded by the coding sequence ATGTACGCGATCGTCAAGACCGGCGGCAAGCAGTACAAGGTCGCCGAGGGCGACGTGATCGAGGTCGAGAAGCTCACCGGTGCTCCCGGTGACGCGGTGAAGCTCACCGCGGTGCTCCTCGTCGACGGTGACGACCTGGTGACCGACGCGGCGAAGCTTGCCGAGGTCGCGGTGTCCGGCGAGATTGCCGCGCACACCAAGGGCCCGAAGATCAAGATCCACAAGTTCAAGAACAAGACCGGCTACCACAAGCGCCAGGGTCACCGCCAGCCGCTGACCCAGGTCAAGGTGACCGGCATCTCCAGCGGGAAGTAG